Proteins encoded by one window of Vitis riparia cultivar Riparia Gloire de Montpellier isolate 1030 chromosome 11, EGFV_Vit.rip_1.0, whole genome shotgun sequence:
- the LOC117925663 gene encoding methylthioribose-1-phosphate isomerase: protein MADSNSKHQDSLQSICYKRGSLQLLDQRKLPLETVYLEIKGADDGWHAIRDMVVRGAPAIAIAAALSLAVEVSNLEDFIGTSDDAASFLNSKLDYLVTSRPTAVNLSDAATKLKGVISNAAATAFEAMSVFQAFLEAAEDMLREDVAANRAIGLYGASFLQSHIKDSKNLSILTHCNTGSLATAGYGTALGVIRSVHAEGILLRAYCTETRPFNQGSRLTAFELVHDNIPATLIADSAAAALMQAGRVDAVIVGADRVAANGDTANKIGTYSLALSAKHHHIPFFVAAPLTSIDLTLSSGQEIVIEERSPKELLNSRGGLGEQVAASGICVWNPAFDVTPANLIAGIITEKGVITKTGDVFDIKDFIHNATSHCCK from the exons ATGGCGGATTCCAACTCCAAACATCAGGATTCTCTGCAGTCGATATGTTATAAGCGCGGCTCACTCCAACTGCTCGATCAG AGAAAGCTTCCTCTGGAAACTGTCTACTTGGAAATTAAAGGCGCAGATGATGGATG gCATGCAATAAGAGATATGGTGGTTCGTGGGGCACCCGCAATTGCAATAGCAGCAGCCCTCTCCCTGGCTGTGGAAGTATCCAACTTAGAGGATTTTATTGGGACATCTGATGATGCAGCATCTTTCCTTAACAGCAAATTGGACTATCTTGTTACTAG CCGACCTACTGCTGTGAATCTTTCAGATGCTGCAACAAAACTTAAAGGAGTAATATCAAATGCTGCTGCCACTGCTTTTGAAGCCATGAGTGTTTTTCAG GCTTTTCTAGAGGCTGCTGAAGACATGCTTAGGGAGGATGTTGCTGCAAACAGAGCAATTGGGTTGTATGGAGCAAGTTTTCTTCAAAGCCATATAAAAGACTCTAAGAATCTGTCTATTTTGACACATTGCAACACTGGAAG TCTTGCAACAGCTGGATATGGTACTGCTCTCGGTGTAATCCGTTCCGTTCATGCTGAAGGAATTTTACTGAGGGCCTATTGCACAGAGACACGTCCATTCAACCAA GGATCCAGGCTTACAGCTTTCGAGTTGGTGCATGATAATATACCTGCTACTCTTATAGCAGACTCTGCTGCAGCTGCATTAATGCAGGCTGGACGCGTGGATGCTGTCATTGTTGGAGCAGATCGTGTAGCTGCAAATG GTGATACTGCTAACAAGATTGGGACCTATTCTCTGGCCTTAAGTGCAAAGCATCACCATATTCCATTCTTTGTGGCTGCACCCTTGACTTCCATTGATTTAACCCTTTCTTCGGGACAAGAAATTGTTATAGAGGAAAGATCCCCAAAGGAATTGTTGAACTCGCGTGGAGGACTCGGGGAACAGGTTGCTGCATCTGGAATTTGTGTTTGGAACCCTGCTTTCGATGTTACCCCAGCTAATCTGATAGCTGGTATCATAACAGAGAAG GGTGTAATTACTAAGACAGGTGATGTTTTCGACATCAAGGATTTCATACACAATGCAACCAGTCACTGCTGTAAATAA
- the LOC117925558 gene encoding protein trichome birefringence-like 14, with product MKGGFYGLRGKQLSLILLVLVCTTIVIWAWEKTPLLTTLLPPQNRLLQLYPGPSLESSSKPPIHKNKDISTSPEDKEVVNGQEEKAFSLVDQLDPEKSSPGIWNSDSYVITPSDEKKGDPINVPKEESRDNRVPEGKSSSKRAEDVDLVVAAPISSANKSSSLEGKEYKNSTISAGNQACNYAIGKWVEDDRRPFYSGSECKQWLSPMWACRLTQRTDFAYEKFQWQPKNCKMDEFTGSNFLRRMQDKTLAFVGDSLGRQQFQSLMCMITGGKESPDVTSVGWKYGLVKARGALRPDGWAYWFPGTNTTILYYWSASLCDLEPLNSTNPTTDYAMHLDRPPAFLRRFLNKFDVLVLNTGHHWNRGKLKANKWVMHVGGVPNTDTKIAEIGGAKNLTIHSIVKWVDSQLPKYPGLKAFYRTISPRHFFNGDWNTGGSCDNTTPLSDGKEVLKDESLDPVAVAAVKGTRVKVLDITASSQLRDEGHISRYSIRATPGVQDCLHWCLPGIPDMWNEILFAQL from the exons ATGAAAGGGGGATTTTATGGATTGCGGGGTAAACAACTCTCTCTCATCCTCCTTGTTCTTGTGTGCACAACCATTGTTATTTGGGCATGGGAGAAAACCCCGCTTCTTACAACCTTACTTCCACCTCAGAACCGCTTGTTGCAGCTGTATCCAG GTCCTTCTTTAGAAAGCTCTTCAAAACCACCAATACATAAGAACAAAGATATATCTACTTCTCCGGAAGACAAAGAAGTGGTGAATGGCCAAGAAGAAAAAGCTTTTAGTTTAGTAGATCAGTTGGATCCTGAAAAAAGCTCCCCTGGAATTTGGAACAGTGACAGCTATGTGATAACTCCCTCTGATGAGAAGAAAG GAGATCCCATAAATGTCCCCAAAGAAGAATCCAGAGACAATAGAGTGCCAGAAGGAAAGAGTAGTTCAAAAAGAGCAGAAGATGTGGATTTGGTTGTAGCAGCACCAATAAGCTCTGCGAATAAAAGCTCTTCACTAGAGGGAAAAGAATATAAGAATTCAACAATAAGTGCAGGAAATCAAG CCTGTAACTATGCTATAGGAAAATGGGTTGAGGATGATAGGCGGCCTTTTTATTCTGGGTCTGAATGTAAGCAATGGCTATCGCCAATGTGGGCTTGCCGGTTGACACAGCGCACAGATTTTGCATATGAGAAATTTCAGTGGCAgccaaaaaattgtaaaatggACGAATTTACAGGGTCAAACTTCTTGAGAAG GATGCAGGACAAAACCCTAGCTTTTGTTGGGGATTCATTGGGCAGACAGCAGTTCCAATCTCTAATGTGCATGATCACGGGTGGTAAGGAAAGTCCTGATGTCACTAGTGTGGGATGGAAGTATGGTCTGGTCAAAGCTCGTGGTGCTCTACGCCCTGATGGGTGGGCATATTGGTTCCCAGGCACCAATACTACCATCCTCTATTACTGGTCAGCAAGCCTCTGTGACTTGGAACCGCTTAACAGCACGAACCCAACCACAGATTATGCCATGCACCTTGATCGGCCACCGGCATTCCTGCGTAGATTCCTTAACAAGTTTGATGTTCTGGTTCTCAACACAGGACACCATTGGAACAGAGGGAAGCTTAAGGCAAACAAGTGGGTCATGCATGTAGGAGGTGTGCCCAACACTGATACAAAGATAGCAGAAATTGGAGGGGCAAAAAATCTCACCATCCACAGTATTGTCAAGTGGGTAGACTCACAGCTCCCAAAATATCCAGGCTTGAAAGCATTCTACAGGACTATCTCTCCTAGGCATTTCTTTAACGGGGACTGGAACACAGGAGGGAGCTGTGACAACACCACCCCTCTGTCTGATGGGAAAGAAGTTTTAAAAGACGAATCTCTGGATCCTGTTGCAGTGGCAGCTGTGAAGGGGACGAGGGTTAAGGTCTTGGACATAACAGCATCATCGCAACTTAGAGACGAGGGTCATATATCTCGGTATAGCATCAGAGCCACACCAGGAGTGCAGGATTGTTTGCACTGGTGTTTACCCGGCATTCCTGATATGTGGAATGAAATCCTCTTTGCACAGCTTTAG